A stretch of Arctopsyche grandis isolate Sample6627 chromosome 9, ASM5162203v2, whole genome shotgun sequence DNA encodes these proteins:
- the LOC143917365 gene encoding HIG1 domain family member 1A, mitochondrial: MAGVGSTVPAGGVKQGGTAPRGNVVVPNAEELEWVTIKSQLEAAHQNESLLMRRFKENPFVPIGCIFTACVLTYGIYSFSKGRSKMSQKMMRLRIVAQGATLVALVGGVMMGAGQKI; this comes from the exons ATGGCTGGTGTTGGAAGTACTGTACCAGCTGGGGGCGTAAAACAAGGGGGCACAGCCCCTCGCGGAAATGTTGTAGTTCCCAATGCAGAAGAATTAGAATGGGTTACAATAAAATCACAGTTGGAAGCAGCCCATCAAAATGAGTCTTTGCTTATGAGGAGATTCAAAGAAAACCCATTTGTACCAATTG GTTGTATTTTTACGGCTTGTGTTCTGACATATGGTATATACAGTTTTTCTAAGGGCAGATCAAAGATGTCTCAGAAAATGATGCGGCTTCGTATTGTCGCCCAGGGTGCTACTTTAGTTGCCCTTGTCGGTGGTGTAATGATGGGAGCTGGTCAAAAGATATAA